The segment TTTCATGGAGACCGTGACTCCACAAGTAAAGCCAAAAATTCTTCCAAAACcgcaatttgattttttgtcgcaGTATCAGCAGTCAATTTTGGTGCAAAGAAGTCAAAAACGCGCCGCTCCATCGACGTCTTCGGCATCGCAAGACCTTTCGTGGATGCAACCGCAGACAAAAAAGCCCAAATATGAGGAATTTTTCGACGAAAAGTTCTTTGATGAGtgaaatttgttattatttacccCTTTTTCTTCATAGCTGGatatgaaaatgtttcaaaatatttaaaataaatttgaatttcttgcgttttttttgttgtttatttttctttatttcaaaCAATGACGCTTTGCGTAAACATCGTCCGCATGCAATATATGAAATGcactcaattcaaaaaattttttaaaggttggagtgatgaggaaaaaattttcacaaatttttaaatttaaaaaattatttttttaattaaaaaaaatattttcgttaaaaaaaagtcatatttacgaaaaaattattttttaattttttttttttaatttttcaaaaatttttggaatttttttattaattataaaaataaattatattaaaatattattgaacttcttaaaaatttaatgaaaatatctgaaaaaaatatcttaaaattttttgtagatttttcaaaaaattttgggaaaaaagtccaaacttattaaataaaaataaattttttaaaatttaaaaaaatctcaaaatatttgaaaaaattaaaaaatattaatttttaaatatctaatttcagatttaaataatttctaaaaattgttttctaatttttttaaaaataatttttgattaataattttttgtctaatttttaaaaattataaaacttattttttaagttttcaatttttttaactacttgaaaattttatttaaattttaaaaataaaatttaatttaaaaaattttatgtaggtaacatttgacaaaaaaaaaaatttaaaaaattttatgtaaattgctaacatttgacaaaaaaaaatttcaaaaaaataattttaatatttttttttaataattttaatatttttttaacaaaaaaaaaaaaaaaaataattttaatatatttttaaaattaaaataaaatctttaataattttgtaaaatgtttaaattttaaaaggatttttttcaaaaaattaaaattaaaaaataaataaatgtgaaaGACATTTCCTCATTGCTCCAGCCTTAAGTAGGTAGGTTAAATTATAATGTTTAATACCGATTATTTTGGAATTATTACGTGTTTGATTAAACTTATATGtgctttttttgcttgttttaacattttttttttgttaaatataatatttatatattaaaatgtattcATTCCTTACGTGCTACACGAAATATGGACAAGAACTAGAAAGATTTGGtagtaaataaaacaaaagtcaACGAATTTCGCCGTTAAAAACTTCATTCCGTCGCATCTTTCGTCGCTTCCGCGGGTTTATTGTCTTCAGTGGGTGTCTCTTCGCTCATGGGAATCGGTTCGAGCTGTTGTTGCGTTTGTCCTGGCAATGGTTTTGTCGTTGTTTGTGTATTTGTCGCGCTACTTTGTGACTCGCTTCTGCTGTGACCACTTAGCGGCGTGTGTCCCGACGAATTTTGACCTGTTGCAGGTACGCCGCTCGGAAGTTGCATGTGATATCtgcgatttttatgaaaaatattagaaaaaaatgattttttttaagggaaattcttacttgtaaatattttctgttgtCTCAACGACTCCCTGTTGCAAATTTAGGCTTCTACCTTTGATGCCGCCTTCTTTAGGCGGAGGCGAGAACCAATTGACAAAGTGACCAAACACAGGAACGTGTCGCAAAATGCCTTCTTgccataatttttcttcgttttctcgTTGCAAGTCAAGGGTGGCAGCCTCAattccctaaaaaaataaattaaatattttttttaataaaaaaaaaaattaaatattttttgtaaaaaaaaaaaataaaattttaatatttttttatgtaaaaaattaaatttttacattttcattaaaaaaaaatatatattttttcgttaaaaaattcaaattttaacatttttccatggaaaaaattaaatttctaaaaaaaatttttaaaaaaatatttttttgttaaaaaaataaaaattttaccattttttcatgaaaaaaaataaatttctaaaaaaaaatttaaaataaatatatttttttttattcaaaattttaaatttttattgtaaaattttaaaaaaaaatttttaaattttcaaaaaaaaaaaaaatttttttttgaaaatttgaaaaaattaaattttaaatttttttttaaaccccaTACCCAAGAAAATTgccctgaacaatgtttttaaaaaaaaaaaaaaaaaatatttttttcgtaaaaaaaatcaaattttaacatttctctatggaaaaaattaaatttctaaaaaaataaaaaaaagattttttcgttagaaaaaaaaatttctaaaaaaaaatttaaaacattttttcattattttcatggaaaaaattaaacatctaattttttataaaaaataaatatttttccatgaaaaaaaattaaaatttagaaattttagaaatttagaaccatgaaaaaactaaagttcagcatttttcatgtaaaaataatttttcaaaacttacttttttcacaatttccgACATACTATCGAGCACCTTGGAGTCCTCTTGAATGGATTGTCCCGCATCCACTACCAGTTCCAGCAATTCATTCACATCCGTGTCTTCCGTGACCATCCCGAACCGCACACACGTCATGCCATCCGCTTCTCCCAGCGAAAATGCCGAATCCGTCGCTCTTAATTGATCCACGAGATGATTATTCAACTTATTCAGTTCCTGTTTCGACTCATCCCCATCCGTTGTGGCATCAATAAACTCCGGAACGTACCGAACGCCTCCTAAGCCCGCCCAATCACTCAATTCGACGAGCTGCAAAACGGGATTTTCCCTCACGAGCCGGTTGAATGTCTGTTTGTGCTTCACCGTTGCTCGCAAAATCTCGACTTGCGCATCAATTGACGTCGCAAAACTCTCCAAATACTCTTCTGGCGGCGGTAATTCACCGATTCCCAGTTCCAAGGGACAAAAACGAATACAAGTCCCGTGTTTGCCATGATCGATAATCTCTAATTCGATTTGACTGCTATCTCGTTGCAGGATTTGTCCGAGCCAGGAGTTCAAACGATCGATGTAGGAGGCGTTAATGTCGGCAGTTTTGTCATTTGAGGCTTCCGAGTCTTTATTGAGCTCTTTCAAGTCAAGGTCGAACTTGAAAACGACCACGGGAACGGCAGTATCGAAGAGTAAAGCGACGTTCAAGGGTTTATTTAAGAGTTCCGTGATGGGAACATTGGCTGCCGGTACTTTGCTGAGCACTTGGAGGCCATTTACTTTCGATACGATGTCGTAAAAAGCCTTGCACGATTGAAATGCTGCCAAAATTCGGTCAGATATTGCTTCTCGTCCCATGGATTGTAACATCATCCATACAGAAATGGCGGATAAATAGCGCGAAAGGAGCGGATCCGAGTCAAAAAGCATCGCAGGCGAGATATTAGCGACAGGTTTGTACAACAAAACCGACGGCACGGCAGGTACTCCGAACCAATTCGACAAATTTAGGGTCATGGAGTCACAAATTGTGGTATTTGAGTCGAGAGCTCCTTGTCCCAGTATCATAGATGCCAAATTATGACCTCTGCCGTGGAGCCAAATCTGATTTGCGTGACACAATTCTTGAAGTTTCAGAATATTATCCGACTCTCCGAGCAACGAAGCTCCCAAATTCGCTACTAAAAACAACGGAACTCGTTTTACGGTCACATCAAAGCTTATCAACTTTTGTAAAGCAGCGATATCCATCGTTCCCGCACATCCGGGCGCATTACTACACGGCACCACAATTATCGAACTCACCGGCAATCCGATTTGGCGACATGCAAACTGCAAAATTAAAGGCGACGAATTCTCAGAAATGTACAAACTCACGTCGGGCAACGATTTGACGCCATTTTCGTAGTAATTCGGGAATTTCGCGGCCATTGCGAGACGAATTGCGCGCACCAAACACTCACTACTGTCCTTGTGGTAACTCGCAGCGCAATCCACGTACCGGAACATTTGACTCAACCATCGCCCGGTGTCTGTAAGAATTTTCGACGTCACTTTCATCAGTTGCCGCCGATTCAAGTAGCTGAGGTACGAGGTAATCGAGTGCGAAACCAGCACCAAATGACTCATTTCGTCGAGCGGCGGCAACGGATATTCCGCAATTTCGTCGCTATCCGGGTCGTAAGGTTGTGACACGAGCGCCTCGAGACTCGTCAAAATCTCCGACGGGAGTTTCTTGTCGGGATGAAAATAATATGTGGGAGCCGCCGCTGCATTGCTATTCGTGACATTTTCCTCTGTGGCAGTTTTGAGACTTTCCAAGCGATGCACGACTTGACTAGCGGAGCTCTCGAGACGCGATAAACTCTCCAAACTATTGCGGACCTATTTTGCGCAAAACGGGCGAAAaaagatcaataaaaaaaaagctacaCGTAATCGGAAATGCGAATTCTTACGTTTACTGCAGgaatttctgttatttttggttttgtgGTGTTGTTCATCAGTTCTTCCgtcattttttacgaaattggGTGTTATTGTGGCAGGATTTCGGGTCTGTATTCGCTCTCGAAATTCACCTAGTTCTTTTATTGCACACGTAGTTTGTTGACTTTTAGGAGGCGAATGACGGAAAATTTGGTCATCGGGTTGAATTAGCGATTTTTTAGGCCGATGCAATTATTGGAAATGTTTCCTGTTTCAATTCTttcgaaattcttaaaattttttaaaaaatttagtctaAAGCTTTcagcttttagaaaaaaatactttcagctttcgaaattaacttttcagttttaataacaaaaatcttagctttcaaaaattttttctcagctttaaaaatgaacgatttagttttcgaaataaaaatcgtagctttcgaaataaaaatcttagctttcgaaataaaaatcttagctttctaaataaaaaatcttagctTTCGAAAGTATCTTCTcagctttcaaaataaaaatcttagcttccgaaataaaaatcttagctttctaaataaaaaatcttagctttcgaaagtaacttctcagctttaaaaaataaaaatcttagctttctaaatgaaaaatcttagctttcaaaatttttttctcagctttaaaaatgaacgatttagttttcgaaataaaaatcgtagctttcgaaataaaaatcatagctttcgaaataaaaatcttagctttcgaaataaaaatcttagcttttgaaattaaattctcagctttcgaaataaaaatcttagctttcaaaattaacttctcagcgttctaaataaaaaatcttagctttcgaaattaatttttcagctttcgaaattaacttctcagctttcgaaataaaaatcttagctttcaaaagaaacttctcagctttcgaaataaaaatcttagctttcgaaattaatttttcagctttcgaaattaacttctcagctttcgaaataaaagtCTTAGCTTTCAAAAgaaacttctcagctttcgaaataaaaatcttagctttcgaaattaaattctcagctttcaaaataaaaatcttagctttcgaaataaaaatcttagctttcaaaattaacttctcagctttctaaataaaaaatcttagctttcgaaattaaattctcagctttcaaaataaaaatcttagctttctaaataaaaaatcttagctttcaaaatttttttctcagctttaaaaatgaacgatttagttttcgaaataaaaatcgtagctttcaaaataaaaatcttagcttccgaaataaaaatcttagctttctaaataataaatcttagctttcgaaagtaacttctcagctttcaaaataaaaatcttagctttctaaatgaaaaatcttagctttcaaaatttttttctcagctttaaaaatgaacgatttagttttcgaaataaaaatcgtagctttcgaaataaaaatcatagatttcgaaataaaaatcttagctttcgaaataaaaatcatagctttctaaataaaaaatcttagctTTCGAAAGTATCTTCTcagctttcaaaataaaaatcttagcttccgaaataaaaatcttagctttctaaatgaaaaatcttagctttcaaaatttttttctcagctttaaaaatgaacgatttagttttcgaaataaaaatcgtaGCTTTCGGAATTAACTTatcagctttcgaaataaaaatcttagctttcgaaattaacttctcagctttcgaaataaaaatcttagctttcgaaattaacttctcagctttcgaaataaaaatcttagctttcgaaattaacttctcagctttcgaaataaaaatcttagctttcgaaatcaacttctcagctttcgaaataaaaatcttagctttcgaaattaacttctcagctttcgaaataaaaatcttagctttcgaaattaacttctcagctttcgaaataaaaatattagctttcgaaataaaaatcttagctttctgaataaaaaattttagctttcaaaattaacttctcagctttcgaaataaaaatcttagctttcaaaaattttttctcagctttaaaaatgaacgatttagttttcgaaattaatatcgtagctttcgaaataaaaatcttagcttTCGGAATTAACTTatcagctttcgaaataaaaatcttagctttcgaaattaatttctcagatttcgaaataaaaatcttagctttcgaaattaacttctcagctttcgaaataaaaatcgtaGCTTTCGGAATTAACTTatcagctttcgaaataaaaatcttagctttcgaaattaacttctcagctttcgaaataaaaatcttagctttcgaaattaacttctcagctttcgaaataaaaatcttagctttcgaaattaacttctcagctttcgaaataaaaatcttagctttcgaaatcaacttctcagctttcgaaataaaaatcttagctttcgaaattaacttctcagctttcgaaataaaaatcttagctttcgaaattaacttctcagctttcgaaataaaaatattagctttcgaaataaaaatcttagctttctgaataaaaaattttagctttcaaaattaacttctcagctttcgaaataaaaatcttagctttcaaaaattttttctcagctttaaaaatgaacgatttagttttcgaaattaatatcgtagctttcgaaataaaaatcttagcttTCGGAATTAACTTatcagctttcgaaataaaaatcttagctttcgaaattaacttctcagctttcgaaataaaaatcttagctttcgaaattaacttctcagctttcgaaataaaaatcttagctttcgaaatcaacttctcagctttcgaaataaaaatcttagctttcgaaattaacttctcagctttcgaaataaaaatcttagctttcgaaattaacttctcagctttcgaaataaaaatattagctttcgaaataaaaatcttagctttctgaataaaaaattttagctttcaaaattaacttctcagctttcgaaataaaaatcttagctttcaaaaattttttctcagctttaaaaatgaacgatttagttttcgaaattaatatcgtagctttcgaaataaaaatcttagcttTCGGAATTAACTTatcagctttcgaaataaaaatcttagctttcgaaattaacttttcagctttcgaaataaaaatcttagctttcgaaattaacttctcagctttcgaaataaaaatcttagctttcgaaattaacttctcagctttcgaaataaaaatcttagctttcgaaatcaacttctcagctttcgaaataaaaatcttagctttcgaaattaacttctcagctttcgaaataaaaatcttagctttcgaaattaacttctcagctttagaaattaacctcttagctttctaaatgaactttttagaaaACTTTAATATACAAAGCTTAGAAAATCTtcagaaattttacttttttaaactaaCCGACATGAAATCAAAAACACTTTCCAACATTGTATCGTCCTTTAGCAGTTCAATAGTCaatcaaatcaaaacaaaactcaTCGTAATGATCTCCCAACTTCGTCCCCGTGTCTCACAAGTACTGACAGCCTACCTAAAGCAAACGGGCGAACCTCCATGGACCTCATACTTCATCAAATACGCCGACATCCACGACAACGGCAGAGAACACTTTGGATTTTCGCACTTTAACTGGACTCTCGATACCGGAACAAATTATCACATTTTGCGCACCGGTTGCTGGCCTTACATGAAATATCATTGCACAAAAAGACCGCGACAGGATCTCTCGTTCGACGACAAATTCTTCCGCTTCATCAAAGTCATCAATTTCGGATTGCCGTGCTTGTTTTATGGCCTTGCCGCGAAATATTTGATCCGACACAAGGAAGAAGTTTTCGTGGAAGGCTTTAAAGATCCCGTgccgatttattttttgtacgagGAAGACAAGGGAAGCCAATACTGAGACTGAattgtagaaaattatttattttttagcgaATAGAACGTCGAATTTTAGTAaggtttaacttttttgtgtggcttttcactcaattttgatttttccttGAGATTTTGACCGTCAGATGGAAGGGAATCGTCCAAATTCCACAATTGAACGCGCCCGTCTTCGCCTCCAGTGAACagaattttagctttttcattatattcagCACATCTGAAGATCTGATTGGCTCGAACGAAGTTGTAAGAAGGCTCAAGagtcattttttgtgataattttaagCTTCGAAGACATTCCctggaagaaaaaatcaaagaatttaacaaaattcacgagattttagaaaattcttttaccctttgttaaaatttgacgTTCCAACGAAGAAAACATCATCTTTTTCGACATAACATCCAAGCAAACAGCAATCAATCGGGGAATTTCTCTTCAATTGTGTCGCAATTTCACTTCGTTTGAACTCGTGAACCTTATCTTGCGTCTCCACATTGAACAATTGAAGGTCATTTGTGTCTGTAATGCACGCCAAATGAtccaaattatcttttttgtaccaaaatgCTTGACTGGGACTACTTTCCGTGTTAAAAGACACCAACAAGGCATCATCTTCCGTGGATTGTTTGATGTCATAAACGTTCAGAAGCCCATCGGTACTTGAACTTGCCACGGAATCAGGATTTTTTGGATGGAATTTGatctaaaatgaaagaaaaatcgaattttcaaaagatttttgaggaaatttcttacatttgTGATGTCATCTTCGTGACTTTCCCAATAACCGCCCAGCAATTGACGTTGTCTCGTAtcaaaaaagagtaaaaacgCATCGCCTCGTATTTTTTCGGTGCCACAACATAAAATTCTGCCGTTTTGATTGACATCCATGCATGAAAAAGGCTTCTTTGTACCACTTGAGTCATCAAAATAGGCGTGAATGACCTCGTTACTTCTCAAATCGTAACTTTTACACTCGCCAGAGACACGATTAACGTACAAAATGTTATCGTTTGTTGGGTCAAACTTCAATCCAGACAACAAAACATCATCTTTGGAGATAGTTTTTGGCGTGACGAGTCCTTTTTGTGTTGTAACGTCGTAAAGTTGGACAATTCCGGTTGAACTTCCCGTGGCAAGAAGggtttttgtactaaaatttaaagaaaaaattaaaaattatcaaaaatttcaatgaaaaattggaaattcttACCTGCTTGTGGTCGTTAGATGCAAAATATACTCCTTCAAGTCCTGTCCAACTTGAATTTCGAAGGGTTCAAGCCGTTTGAAGAGTCGATTGAGCTCATTTTCGTCACAAGTGTCGAAATCTGGTACGGGATCTTCTTCATCGCTACTTTCTTGAACAAATTTCTCGTTTtgtttcatgatttttgattgaatttcacGCAAAAAACGTGGAAACgacaatttcaaaacaaaaacacgcCAACTGTCAAACAAACGTCAAAGTCGAAAACGTAAACAAACGACTTCACAAAGCCAGAGACGCagtttttccaatattttatcattatttgttcaaatttccACCTAAATTAGtgttaaaattgtgaaaaaatgacGACAGCTGCGAGACCAACATTCGATCCAGCcagaggtaaattttttaaagcatttttgagcaatcccaaataaaaatatttcattttttctcgaatttcaGGTGGTCAAGGTCGTGGCGAGAAGGATTTGAGTGCTCTTTCGAAGCAATATTCGAGCCGTGACTTGCCAGGACACACGAAACTCAAATATCGCGAGCAAGGTCAAAGCACCAGCGAAGAATTGCGTAGCCGTGACTTCCGCAAGGACTTGGAAGAGCGTGAACGCAGCGAAAAATCTTCCTCTTCGTCGTCTTCGAGCAAACGTCCCCTGCCTCCGGTCGTTCAACGTGCCAtcgagcaaaataaaaagcaaaaagttGCAGTCAGCTTGGATCAAGATGATCCCGTTGACAGCGAAAATTCAGATTCGGACGACTCGGATGACGATACTGCGGCTTTGCTGGcggaattgaacaaaattaagcGAGAACGGGCACAAGAGCAAGCAAAGAAGGAAATGGAGAAGAAACAGGAGGAGGAGAAAATTcgcatggaaaatattttgtcgggAAATCCGCTGTTGAATTACTCGGCAGGAGCAAAAGCGGGCGATTTGAAGGTGAAGAGACGATGGGATGACGATGTGGTGTTTAAGAATTGCGCACGAAGTGAACCGGAGAAAAAAGGAGCAAATTTCATCAATGACTCGTTACGCTCGGAATTCCACaagaaattcatggaaaagtaCATTAAGTAAGACCAGAGCGTCTATTagagtaaatttaatgataaggattttaataataaatgcgatttcaataaaataattaagaattttcaagagaaattttgattttttatggaatttttttcagaattttgcgTTTAAAGgattatttgaacattttccaaagaaaaatttttaaaattcggcgggggtaaaatttttattgagaatgAATTTTGGCAACAcggagacggagaaccgtgatctagcttaattttgaaaaatcggtatgtgagccctcat is part of the Culicoides brevitarsis isolate CSIRO-B50_1 chromosome 3, AGI_CSIRO_Cbre_v1, whole genome shotgun sequence genome and harbors:
- the LOC134833506 gene encoding pyridoxal-dependent decarboxylase domain-containing protein 1, with the translated sequence MTEELMNNTTKPKITEIPAVNVRNSLESLSRLESSASQVVHRLESLKTATEENVTNSNAAAAPTYYFHPDKKLPSEILTSLEALVSQPYDPDSDEIAEYPLPPLDEMSHLVLVSHSITSYLSYLNRRQLMKVTSKILTDTGRWLSQMFRYVDCAASYHKDSSECLVRAIRLAMAAKFPNYYENGVKSLPDVSLYISENSSPLILQFACRQIGLPVSSIIVVPCSNAPGCAGTMDIAALQKLISFDVTVKRVPLFLVANLGASLLGESDNILKLQELCHANQIWLHGRGHNLASMILGQGALDSNTTICDSMTLNLSNWFGVPAVPSVLLYKPVANISPAMLFDSDPLLSRYLSAISVWMMLQSMGREAISDRILAAFQSCKAFYDIVSKVNGLQVLSKVPAANVPITELLNKPLNVALLFDTAVPVVVFKFDLDLKELNKDSEASNDKTADINASYIDRLNSWLGQILQRDSSQIELEIIDHGKHGTCIRFCPLELGIGELPPPEEYLESFATSIDAQVEILRATVKHKQTFNRLVRENPVLQLVELSDWAGLGGVRYVPEFIDATTDGDESKQELNKLNNHLVDQLRATDSAFSLGEADGMTCVRFGMVTEDTDVNELLELVVDAGQSIQEDSKVLDSMSEIVKKGIEAATLDLQRENEEKLWQEGILRHVPVFGHFVNWFSPPPKEGGIKGRSLNLQQGVVETTENIYKYHMQLPSGVPATGQNSSGHTPLSGHSRSESQSSATNTQTTTKPLPGQTQQQLEPIPMSEETPTEDNKPAEATKDATE
- the LOC134833816 gene encoding uncharacterized protein C15orf61 homolog, which encodes MISQLRPRVSQVLTAYLKQTGEPPWTSYFIKYADIHDNGREHFGFSHFNWTLDTGTNYHILRTGCWPYMKYHCTKRPRQDLSFDDKFFRFIKVINFGLPCLFYGLAAKYLIRHKEEVFVEGFKDPVPIYFLYEEDKGSQY
- the LOC134833814 gene encoding WD repeat-containing protein 89 — translated: MKQNEKFVQESSDEEDPVPDFDTCDENELNRLFKRLEPFEIQVGQDLKEYILHLTTTSSTKTLLATGSSTGIVQLYDVTTQKGLVTPKTISKDDVLLSGLKFDPTNDNILYVNRVSGECKSYDLRSNEVIHAYFDDSSGTKKPFSCMDVNQNGRILCCGTEKIRGDAFLLFFDTRQRQLLGGYWESHEDDITNIKFHPKNPDSVASSSTDGLLNVYDIKQSTEDDALLVSFNTESSPSQAFWYKKDNLDHLACITDTNDLQLFNVETQDKVHEFKRSEIATQLKRNSPIDCCLLGCYVEKDDVFFVGTSNFNKGECLRSLKLSQKMTLEPSYNFVRANQIFRCAEYNEKAKILFTGGEDGRVQLWNLDDSLPSDGQNLKEKSKLSEKPHKKVKPY
- the LOC134833815 gene encoding protein CWC15 homolog yields the protein MTTAARPTFDPARGGQGRGEKDLSALSKQYSSRDLPGHTKLKYREQGQSTSEELRSRDFRKDLEERERSEKSSSSSSSSKRPLPPVVQRAIEQNKKQKVAVSLDQDDPVDSENSDSDDSDDDTAALLAELNKIKRERAQEQAKKEMEKKQEEEKIRMENILSGNPLLNYSAGAKAGDLKVKRRWDDDVVFKNCARSEPEKKGANFINDSLRSEFHKKFMEKYIK